A window of Anomalospiza imberbis isolate Cuckoo-Finch-1a 21T00152 chromosome 4, ASM3175350v1, whole genome shotgun sequence contains these coding sequences:
- the FAM149A gene encoding protein FAM149A isoform X4, with product MRGARGAGPPGGGGRGLLVLGKGLSRGSPNPCLSGKSGVSLPSVFARNVQEAIDSYTCETLSSLSPSGCTTPTELNNSWSGINSYTTSLSTERSSVYSWRDDEFDKANTQKVHQLFLEIDEMLFEGKVTSQTENLKAECADWVEQFPHIRVLGKQLLVPKDEGFQHFQSRNDAHVDTKCVPGLLGCTGHTKELCISGSKLMPTVSPIHTSLDSSSTRISASDSAMYSFLEEEIYDEDGKIEEYLAFDNKELEDEIWEQKKMRLSEKRCKRGIPPVSPNACIKDAVASEVFDHIWSSVIGILEELIKKNWETSIPECDQQMEKLKTVTVKLPHLPVIHITADTGTIPLSRGSEAQSVSFGAHSVSSQIYRSSSNFCSDLSGVMTIQAKPLQQRHAATAEKTQNEQEGKQHNNASSTPNSAHARLGRISDNSVLSSSLALLASSRKVPRLPSLTSDQPCSEVPNMYNDEILKGTKLAGSSLSSARVPATRNKLPPISSEPVEQHISVPRMQQSPRQERYAYSRVSSAVAGRTEQQPLRERTVTVDQFSRPNTTHTFKRDTPQKKSLTPVDFANHRRTGQGFLITGSQNYSRSFQRNPPTSKKRFQVAS from the exons GAAGGGACTTTCCAGAGGTTCTCCAAATCCGTGTCTCTCTGGAAAAAGTGGAGTATCTCTTCCATCAGTATTTGCAAGAAATGTTCAAGAAGCCATTGACAGTTATACCTG TGAGACACTTTCATCGCTTTCACCTAGTGGTTGTACAACACCCACGGAGTTGAATAATTCTTGGTCTGGAATAAACAGCTACACTACTAGTTTGTCTACTGAAAGAAGTTCGGTTTACTCCTGGAGGGATGAT GAATTTGATAAAGCCAACACACAGAAAGTGCATCAGTTATTTTTGGAGATTGATGAAATGctctttgaaggaaaagtgaCCTCCCAAACAGAGAACCTGAAGGCAGAATGTGCAGATTGGGTTGAACAATTTCCTCATATAAG GGTTCTAGGAAAGCAACTCCTAGTGCCAAAGGATGAAGgatttcagcattttcagagCAGAAATGATGCCCATGTAGATACTAAGTGTGTGCCTGGCCTCCTTGGATGTACTGGTCATACAAAAGA GCTCTGCATCTCAGGCTCTAAACTGATGCCAACAGTATCTCCAATACATACATCATTGGATTCAAGTTCTACTAGGATTTCTGCTTCAGACTCAGCCATGTATTCCTTCCTGGAAGAAGAAATTTACGATGAGGATGGAAAAATAGAGGAATATCTTGCCTTTGACAACAAGGAACT TGAGGATGAGATTTGGGAACAAAAGAAAATGCGTCTTTCTGAGAAGAGGTGTAAGCGTGGCATTCCCCCTGTTTCTCCCAACGCCTGTATCAAAGATGCTGTGGCTTCGGAAGTGTTTGATCATATCTGGAGCAGTGTCATTGGAATATTGGAggaactgattaaaaaaaattgggaaactAGTATCCCAG AGTGCGACCAACAGatggaaaaactgaaaactgTTACAGTAAAACTGCCACATTTGCCAGTCATTCATATTACAGCAGATACTGGGACCATTCCTCTTTCCAGAGGCTCTGAAGCACAAAGTGTATCTTTTGGGGCTCATTCTGTTTCATCACAG ATTTACCGTTCCTCCAGCAACTTCTGTAGTGATCTGAGTGGTGTGATGACAATTCAAGCAAAACCGCTCCAGCAGAGACATGCTGCCACAGCAGAAAAAACACA GAACGAGCAAGAAGGCAAACAACATAACAATGCCTCCAGCACTCCGAATTCAGCACATGCTAGGCTGGGGAGAATTTCTGATAACAGTGTTCTCTCATCAtctctggctctgctggcatCTTCTAGGAAAGTACCAAGGTTACCTTCTCTCACCTCTGACCAACCCTGCTCGGAAGTTCCTAATATGTACAATGATGAAATCCTTAAAGGGACAAAATT GGCTGGCAGCAGTTTATCTTCTGCTCGTGTGCCTGCAACCCGGAACAAGTTACCACCAATAAGCTCTGAGCCTGTTGAACAACACATTTCAGTACCTCGAATGCAACAGAGCCCT CGTCAAGAACGATATGCTTATAGCAGAGTGTCAAGTGCAGTAGCTGGCAGGACAGAGCAACAGCCACTCAGAGAAAGAACTGTTACTGTTGATCAATTTTCAAGACCCAACACAACTCATACGTTCAAG AGAGACACACCTCAGAAGAAGTCACTGACTCCCGTGGATTTTGCTAACCACAGAAGAACCGGTCAAGGATTTTTGATAACAG GTTCACAGAATTACTCCAGATCCTTTCAGAGAAATCCTCCAACCTCAAAGAAGAGATTTCAGGTTGCTTCTTAA
- the FAM149A gene encoding protein FAM149A isoform X3: protein MRGARGAGPPGGGGRGLLVLGKGLSRGSPNPCLSGKSGVSLPSVFARNVQEAIDSYTCETLSSLSPSGCTTPTELNNSWSGINSYTTSLSTERSSVYSWRDDEFDKANTQKVHQLFLEIDEMLFEGKVTSQTENLKAECADWVEQFPHIRVLGKQLLVPKDEGFQHFQSRNDAHVDTKCVPGLLGCTGHTKELCISGSKLMPTVSPIHTSLDSSSTRISASDSAMYSFLEEEIYDEDGKIEEYLAFDNKELEDEIWEQKKMRLSEKRCKRGIPPVSPNACIKDAVASEVFDHIWSSVIGILEELIKKNWETSIPECDQQMEKLKTVTVKLPHLPVIHITADTGTIPLSRGSEAQSVSFGAHSVSSQIYRSSSNFCSDLSGVMTIQAKPLQQRHAATAEKTQNEQEGKQHNNASSTPNSAHARLGRISDNSVLSSSLALLASSRKVPRLPSLTSDQPCSEVPNMYNDEILKGTKLAGSSLSSARVPATRNKLPPISSEPVEQHISVPRMQQSPRQERYAYSRVSSAVAGRTEQQPLRERTVTVDQFSRPNTTHTFKVRYSRDTPQKKSLTPVDFANHRRTGQGFLITGSQNYSRSFQRNPPTSKKRFQVAS, encoded by the exons GAAGGGACTTTCCAGAGGTTCTCCAAATCCGTGTCTCTCTGGAAAAAGTGGAGTATCTCTTCCATCAGTATTTGCAAGAAATGTTCAAGAAGCCATTGACAGTTATACCTG TGAGACACTTTCATCGCTTTCACCTAGTGGTTGTACAACACCCACGGAGTTGAATAATTCTTGGTCTGGAATAAACAGCTACACTACTAGTTTGTCTACTGAAAGAAGTTCGGTTTACTCCTGGAGGGATGAT GAATTTGATAAAGCCAACACACAGAAAGTGCATCAGTTATTTTTGGAGATTGATGAAATGctctttgaaggaaaagtgaCCTCCCAAACAGAGAACCTGAAGGCAGAATGTGCAGATTGGGTTGAACAATTTCCTCATATAAG GGTTCTAGGAAAGCAACTCCTAGTGCCAAAGGATGAAGgatttcagcattttcagagCAGAAATGATGCCCATGTAGATACTAAGTGTGTGCCTGGCCTCCTTGGATGTACTGGTCATACAAAAGA GCTCTGCATCTCAGGCTCTAAACTGATGCCAACAGTATCTCCAATACATACATCATTGGATTCAAGTTCTACTAGGATTTCTGCTTCAGACTCAGCCATGTATTCCTTCCTGGAAGAAGAAATTTACGATGAGGATGGAAAAATAGAGGAATATCTTGCCTTTGACAACAAGGAACT TGAGGATGAGATTTGGGAACAAAAGAAAATGCGTCTTTCTGAGAAGAGGTGTAAGCGTGGCATTCCCCCTGTTTCTCCCAACGCCTGTATCAAAGATGCTGTGGCTTCGGAAGTGTTTGATCATATCTGGAGCAGTGTCATTGGAATATTGGAggaactgattaaaaaaaattgggaaactAGTATCCCAG AGTGCGACCAACAGatggaaaaactgaaaactgTTACAGTAAAACTGCCACATTTGCCAGTCATTCATATTACAGCAGATACTGGGACCATTCCTCTTTCCAGAGGCTCTGAAGCACAAAGTGTATCTTTTGGGGCTCATTCTGTTTCATCACAG ATTTACCGTTCCTCCAGCAACTTCTGTAGTGATCTGAGTGGTGTGATGACAATTCAAGCAAAACCGCTCCAGCAGAGACATGCTGCCACAGCAGAAAAAACACA GAACGAGCAAGAAGGCAAACAACATAACAATGCCTCCAGCACTCCGAATTCAGCACATGCTAGGCTGGGGAGAATTTCTGATAACAGTGTTCTCTCATCAtctctggctctgctggcatCTTCTAGGAAAGTACCAAGGTTACCTTCTCTCACCTCTGACCAACCCTGCTCGGAAGTTCCTAATATGTACAATGATGAAATCCTTAAAGGGACAAAATT GGCTGGCAGCAGTTTATCTTCTGCTCGTGTGCCTGCAACCCGGAACAAGTTACCACCAATAAGCTCTGAGCCTGTTGAACAACACATTTCAGTACCTCGAATGCAACAGAGCCCT CGTCAAGAACGATATGCTTATAGCAGAGTGTCAAGTGCAGTAGCTGGCAGGACAGAGCAACAGCCACTCAGAGAAAGAACTGTTACTGTTGATCAATTTTCAAGACCCAACACAACTCATACGTTCAAGGTACGTTACAGT AGAGACACACCTCAGAAGAAGTCACTGACTCCCGTGGATTTTGCTAACCACAGAAGAACCGGTCAAGGATTTTTGATAACAG GTTCACAGAATTACTCCAGATCCTTTCAGAGAAATCCTCCAACCTCAAAGAAGAGATTTCAGGTTGCTTCTTAA